The sequence ATGGACTCAgataacatcaaacccctggatactaagtattcttcgGGAAGGTTACCTGTTAGAATTAACCTCTCTTCCTCCCAGAAAATTTGTTCTGACCGAGCAGCCCTCGGAAAATCTCTCAAGCTCATTATGGTTGGAGATACAGAAACTAGTTCAACTGGACGTCATCATCCCTGTAGCTCAAAAACAGTTAAAAGAGGgacactactctcccctcttcttaataAAAAAACCAAACGGTGCATTCAGAATGATTTGCAATCTGAAAAAACTAAACAGCCATATACTCTAtcgaaaattcaagatggaaaccgTGAGTTCGGCAGTCGTCCTGATACAACAAGGAGCGGTTATGTGTACAATAGACCTGAGAGACGCATATTACCATGTGCCGATACATCCAAAATCCCAGAAGTTCCTCAGGTTTGCAGTTCGATCACCTTGGGGAGAAGAGGTCCACTACCAGTACAAGGCACTACCCTTTGGGATTTCTTCAGCCCCAAGGACATTTACAAAGATCATGGTCGAGGTGATAGCTTATCTGAGGCAGAAAGGGATACTAGTCATCCCCTACCTGGACGATCTGCTAGTGGTGGCCAGTTCAGAACAGGAGCTAATACACCACCGAGATATTACAAGGACAATCCTACAGCAGTTAGgatggatgataaatttggagaaatcCAGACTAGTCCCAAACACAAAAGTTGTATTTCTAGGAACACTATTGGATTCGATCCAGCAGATGTCCTTTTTACCACCAGAAAAGGCAGCGAGACTGAGACAACAGATCACGACGTTTCAAAAAAGGAATCATTGCACAATAAGAGAAGCCATGAGGATACTGGGGCTTATGACATCCTCCATTCAAAGCGTACAGTGGAGTCAGAGTCACACCAGAACCCTTCAAAACTGGGTTTTGAcctcctgggacaaaaatccCCAACACTTGAATCAGAAGGTTCAGATATCGATAGCGGTCAAGCAATCCTTGGAGTGGTGGACAGAGACTTCAAATCTGGGAAGAGGAGtgtcatggcatccctggccagtgataaacatccagacggacgcaagtcagtcaggttGGGGAGCAGACATAGCAGGGCGACCCATTCAGGGGCTATGGCCATCGACAATCAGATCCCGTTCCTCAAACTTTCGGGAACTAAGAGCTGTCCTAGAGACTTTAAGAGCCAGCACTCAAAGCCTGAAGGGGAGTCATATAAGAATTTACTCAGACAACACCACCACAGTGGCGTATCTCCGTCATCAAGGGGGTACCAGGAACCcagatctcctcagtctctcagacAAAATATTCACTTGGGCAGAAGCCAACATCCGCTCTCTCtcagccacccatctaaagggagAAAAGAATTTAATAGCAGACTATCTAAGTCGTCAGACTATAGACCACAACGAGTGGTGCCTGAACGAGAACATCTTTCTATatctcacacaaaaatggggacaaccagtgacagatctctttgcctccagcaaaaatacaaaggttccccatttcttctctctggagccaAATACTCCGTTTTGCCGGAGGGATGCATTCAGTCAGACTTGGAGTGGGCCTCTAATGTACGCTTTTCCTCCTATACCTCTCATAGCGAGAGTTGTTCAAAAGATCAGAGAAGACCAAGCGAAAGTTATTCTCGttgttccctggtggccaaagaggaactggtttccgtggCTAGGGAAAATGGCATTAGAAGAACCCATCATGCTGGAACCAGTAAACAATCTCCTATTTCAGGGCCCCATTTACCATCCAAATCCACAGGCTCTCCAGCTCTCGGcgtggatcctgaaaggatgttGTTGATTGCCAAAGGACTATCAAACAAGGTAATTTCTACACTTAAAGCCAGCCGCAAACCAGTCACCCACAAAATCTACGCAAGGATATGGGGAAAGTTTGTATCCTTTTGtggcaggactcctcctaaccaactATCCCCTAATATTTCACAGGTGCTAGACTTCCTGCAGGCAGGATTCGACAAGGGCCTGAAGACGAGCTCCttaaaagtccagatttcagccctcaGTGCCTTTTTCGACACCTCATTAGCAGAGAACAGATGGATtcaaaggtttgtcaaagctactGTCAGGCTAAGGCCACATATAAAGCAAAATATCCCAAACTGGGATCTTTCACTAgtgctagactacctcacaaagaTACCGTTTGAACCTCTCGAGACGGTTAAACTCAGAGAATTAACACTGAAAATTTCCTTTCTcatagccataacaacagctaggcgtGTAGGGGAAATCCAGAGTTTATCAATTAAAGAACCATATCTTAGACTGTGTGAggataaaattgtgctaatgttagataaaaccttcacaccAAAAGTTGCATCATCTTTTCATCGTAATCAAGAGATTGTTCTACCTTCCTTCTGCCAGAACCCAAAGCATGCCAAAGAACGGGAGTGGCATACACTGGATGTCAGAAGATACCTGTTACATTATCTCGAAGAGACCAAATCctggagaaaggacgacaacattctcctacaatttaggggaaaaaacaaaggcaggaaagcttcaaaagcatccatcgccaggtggatcagaacggtcatcaaagaagcttatgatgccaacaacctggacatttcAGGGACTATTAGGGCCCACTCGACCAGAGGGGTGGCAGCCTCTTGGGCGGAGAAACGTGGGGCCTCATtagaggacatatgtagagcagctATCTGGTCTACTCACCTGACTTTTGCtaaacactataggctagatgtcCAAAGTGCTAGAGATCTaaccttcggaaggaaggtcttacaagctgttgtccccccctaactttataatctggtacatctccagttggggccgtcatgggggacgctatggaaaaagagaattattctcaccgttaattcggtttccattagtccaccatgacggcccatatatatttcccaccctgtaTTTTTGATTAAGTTAATATTGCCTATTTGTTATGTGTGaattgataacatacaataaatgggttgcatccaaggccggtgtagttatttggtagccactggtgtacggatgccggggtggggtatttaacctctctgcttcctgtccctacagaggtcaagggtcatcctccagttggggccgtcatggtggactaatggaaaccgaattaacggtgagaataattctctttttcCTCTCTTGTGCAGGAGTGAAGTCCCCCGGGGAGAGGTCCCGTTATGAGACTTCTTTAAACCTTACAACCAAGAGATTTCTGGAACTTCTTAGCAAGTCTGCCGATGGAGTGGTGGATCTAAACTGGGCCGCCCAGGAGCTGAACGTGCAGAAGAGGCGCATCTATGACATCACCAACGTGCTGGAGGGGATCCACCTGATCACCAAAAAATCCAAAAACCACATTCAGTGGCTGTAAGTGATCACAATGGGATTGAGGAGGGCACAGTCTTTGTGTGGTGGTCAGTGGCTGTGCTTCATCGTTAAATTACGTgcttaacttttttaaaattccttTTAGGGGGAACAGATCTGTAGTGGAGTCCAGCAGTAAGTACCAGATGTTGGCGAAGGATTGTCAGGATCTTCTGGCCACGGAGCAGCACTTGGATGAGTTACTTCACATGTGCACCACGCAGCTGAAACTGCTGACCGAGGAGTCTGAGAGCCAACAATATCCTTCCTAATAAACGCAGGTTCTCAACCAACATTTCTCTACATGGAGGTAGAATTTACAGGGGGTTACTCTTCAATATCTAGTGAATTTGGTATTGATGGGTACCCATATACTCCATGATGAGTAGAGTGAAGGCTGACTTCATGGCTCTATAATTTGTTGAGGGATCTGCCTATCAATCACACATCTTATAGGGGTTTTCTAGGAGTAAAGTCATACCCTTCCTCCCCACAATCACCTCTTTGTAGAAGCTTTATTTATCCTTAACCCTCTGCACATTGGGATATGTAACCTGCCAGGACCTTCGTAGCATTGCAGACCCCTCAGAGCGCATGTTGATGGTGATAAAAGCTCCTCCGGAAACACAGATGCAAGTTTTGGATCCTTCAGAGGTGAGGAGAAGAATCCTGTTGATAGACCAATATTCTGGAGTTATGGAGTGTAGACTCTCACTTTTTATATTTCCTTTTTGTAGGGTCTACAGATTTCTCTTAAAAGTACCCATGGACCCATTGATGTTTTCCTCTGCCCAGATGACTCTTCTGGGGTCTGCAGCCCTGTCAAAACCCCAACCAAAGCTCCAAGCTCTTCTGATAACTCGCCCAGCAAACAGAGCCCCAATGGGTCTACAGCACTGGCACCTTCTCAGGATATTGGCATAGGGCTGCTTCCATGCGACCAGGGTGAGGATTCAACTGCTAGGGTCACTTTTTATGTATGGTGATTATATAGAATCTCTTGCAGGTGTTTTCTCCTAGAAGCAAGTCTGTATCTGTACCTGGGAATGTGAGGCTCGCTGGGGCTTTCTGcaaaacttttcttaaaggggtttccccacaaaggaaagttaggcttTATACcgtgggggtctcggtgctgaAACTCCCACACAttgtgaaaacaaggggtctgttggaataatggagcagatggccgcgcatgactgttctgctccattaatctctatagagctgacggaaattgtcgattgctgcgctcaccgatctccgttagctccatagagattaatggagcagaacagtcatgcgcgtcCACCAGCTCCATTTATTtgacggagtgacgaggggtcttaCGGAACCCTTGTTTTCGCGATCGGCAGGGGTCTTGGCACTGAGACCCCTgatgatcagtaagttaggccctatggagCTATATCCATAGCTgagcgtttaaccccttagtcACTGTGGTCATACATGTGCAGTACTGTACggctcatgggggacatatactgaCATAATGAGACgctacagagcaataacatggtcaAATGATACAATAGGAGCGATggacctgctcacaagagcttacaatctaaggctacattcagatgaaagtgtgcccaccgtaccgtagcacggtgggcacatgtcggcgcatgggagaggaggagggggtgagcgctggatACATGGAGCATGGCGCCCTAATACGGggagagataggacatgccctatctttccccgggtaCGGAATGGTTCGGTGCTGCTCCATACGGGGGGGGCGTATATGTATGTCCCCCTAACTGCCGTCTGAATGTAGCATTAaacagtaactttttttttttttctcactacaaaattggacttttcttctgtaTTTCAGAGTCATTACTATCTCCAGAGACGGATCTCCCTTTGGGTTACTCCACAGAAGACCTTCACCTTTCCCCGGTCCCCTCCAGCGTCCTCCCCGACTTCCTCACGGATGAGTTTATCAGTCTGTCCCCTCCTCACTCTCACGAGTACCACTTTGGGCTGGAGAACGGCGAGGGCGTAAGCGAACTGTTTGACTGTGATTTTAGTGACCTGACGTCTCTGGACTTGTGCAATGAATACTGAGTCGGCCTTCACATTTAGTAACACGAGCAGCAGTTTCCTTCCCGCATTAACATGTACGGCTCACACCACGTGACGTCTCCGTGAAATCTAAAGCTTCGCCTCCTGttaatctcttgtatataacgaACGAGGAAATGTGCACTTACAAGCGTCGCGTCTCCTGGTGTGACACAATCATAGCACTTGCAGCGAGCGGCTGAAGACCTGAGCCTGTGTCTGTACTTTACCACATGATCCTGAAGTTGTATTTTTTACATTGATTCCTACAGACTTGTACAGACCCGTCAGGCATCTGGAAGGTGCCGCTCTGGCTTCCGAATTATGATCTCCATGTAAACTGACCTGCTGGCTATTGATGGTGCTTGACGTCTCTTCTGCTTAATATGTCCCCAGCGTCAGACGTTCTGATTTTGTTTcattataatttatttaattataagcTATTTTGTTTAATAGTAACAGAAAAAGTTAATGTTGTCCTTCATGTGATAGATCTGGATCGTGTACTGGCCTGATTTCATGGACTGACCCCAGTGATCATatgtgatgcaaggaatcccctgTTCTGCAGAGAATCCTTGTATCACATATCGCTCAGATGTGTTGAGTCCCGTCCTCTGCGCCGTTGTCGGTCCTTGAACTCCGGATACACAATTGTGCTTTGGCACAACAAGAAGATGCTACTTTCGTCAGGAGAGTGAGGTTAGTGCTACATCTTACGGTGAAATGAATGGCCCATAGCCAAGACAAGATGTGCAgtttgggggcagtatatgatCTGATTGATTCCGGTTACCCCAGTATAATTTCTGGGGTAATATTCCACACCCCAGCAGTCGTCTACCCCTAGCCTCTGCT comes from Engystomops pustulosus chromosome 6, aEngPut4.maternal, whole genome shotgun sequence and encodes:
- the E2F1 gene encoding transcription factor E2F1; translated protein: MSQDFGVAYGYADGELGTLWETGGTIHVAEQQIVIISTPDVPGEGTANSGLSEAELMLFTTPQGPSPGCVGQKPTLGRPPVKRKLDLEAGHRYIPEGLQTPRGKTRNPARGVKSPGERSRYETSLNLTTKRFLELLSKSADGVVDLNWAAQELNVQKRRIYDITNVLEGIHLITKKSKNHIQWLGNRSVVESSSKYQMLAKDCQDLLATEQHLDELLHMCTTQLKLLTEESESQQLGYVTCQDLRSIADPSERMLMVIKAPPETQMQVLDPSEGLQISLKSTHGPIDVFLCPDDSSGVCSPVKTPTKAPSSSDNSPSKQSPNGSTALAPSQDIGIGLLPCDQESLLSPETDLPLGYSTEDLHLSPVPSSVLPDFLTDEFISLSPPHSHEYHFGLENGEGVSELFDCDFSDLTSLDLCNEY